The Octadecabacter arcticus 238 genome contains a region encoding:
- a CDS encoding pseudouridine synthase: MTTILFNKPFGVLTQFTDAKSPTERPTLSGFNLPKGVYAAGRLDRDSEGLLVLTDDGKLQAQLSKPTFKTPKTYLVQIEGDPTDADLAPLRTRVTLKDGPTLPAQVRLIDPPDVWHRDPPVRVRKSIPDAWIEVTITEGRNRQVRRMCAHIGFPCLRLVRWSVGAWTLDGIDQGQWRTI, encoded by the coding sequence ATGACCACAATTCTGTTTAATAAACCGTTCGGTGTGCTGACACAGTTCACCGATGCCAAAAGCCCAACCGAACGCCCGACGCTATCGGGCTTCAATCTGCCCAAGGGAGTCTATGCGGCTGGACGACTGGATCGTGACAGCGAAGGCCTGCTGGTGCTCACAGATGACGGCAAACTTCAGGCGCAGCTTTCCAAACCGACATTCAAGACGCCAAAAACCTATCTGGTTCAGATTGAAGGCGATCCGACCGACGCCGACCTTGCGCCGCTGCGTACCAGAGTGACCTTAAAAGACGGCCCCACCTTGCCCGCGCAGGTGCGCCTGATCGACCCGCCTGATGTATGGCACCGCGACCCACCCGTGCGCGTGCGAAAATCGATCCCCGACGCTTGGATCGAAGTCACCATCACCGAAGGCCGCAACCGTCAGGTCAGACGCATGTGCGCACATATCGGCTTTCCTTGCTTGCGCCTTGTGCGTTGGTCCGTCGGCGCGTGGACCTTGGACGGGATCGATCAAGGTCAGTGGCGCACAATCTAA
- a CDS encoding NAD(P)(+) transhydrogenase (Re/Si-specific) subunit beta codes for MEFGFTTAAYVVSAVLFILSLGGLSGQESAKRAVWYGIVGMALAVAATLVGPGAGYWLLSVLMIIGGGAIGYQLATKVQMTQMPELVAAMHSLVGLAAVFVGLIAHIELTRVMGMDAPTRDGLSGFAGLLAHKSGVEISILRVELFLGVFIGAITFTGSVVAYGKLAGKVDSVAQKLPGGHLLNIAAAAIAVVTLITYINTGGFFPLFLMLLVALFIGYHLIMGIGGADMPVVVSMLNSYSGWAAAAIGFSLGNDLLIVVGALVGSSGAILSYIMCKAMNRSFVSVILGGFGGPQGEQMAVEGEQVAIEADGVASALEEADSVIIIPGYGMAVAQAQQNVAELTRRLRAKGKTVRFAIHPVAGRLPGHMNVLLAEAKVPYDIVMEMDEVNDDFPTTDVAIVIGSNDIVNPAAQDDPNSPIAGMPVLECWKAKQVFVSKRGQGTGYSGIENPLFFKENTRMFYGDAKASLDALLTKIS; via the coding sequence ATGGAATTTGGTTTTACAACAGCGGCTTACGTCGTTTCAGCGGTTCTTTTCATTCTGTCACTGGGCGGGCTTTCGGGGCAAGAGAGCGCCAAACGTGCGGTCTGGTATGGCATCGTCGGCATGGCGCTGGCGGTGGCTGCGACACTTGTTGGGCCTGGTGCAGGCTATTGGCTGTTGTCGGTGCTGATGATTATCGGCGGCGGCGCGATTGGCTATCAATTGGCGACCAAGGTGCAGATGACGCAGATGCCCGAACTGGTCGCCGCGATGCATTCGCTGGTCGGTCTTGCGGCGGTCTTTGTCGGACTTATCGCGCACATCGAACTCACGCGCGTGATGGGTATGGACGCTCCAACGCGCGACGGATTGAGCGGATTTGCAGGATTGCTGGCGCATAAATCTGGCGTTGAAATCAGCATTCTGCGTGTTGAATTGTTCCTTGGTGTCTTCATCGGCGCGATCACCTTCACCGGCTCCGTTGTTGCCTATGGCAAATTGGCTGGCAAAGTGGACAGTGTGGCGCAAAAGCTGCCCGGCGGGCATCTTCTGAACATCGCGGCTGCGGCCATCGCTGTTGTGACGCTCATCACCTATATCAACACGGGTGGGTTCTTCCCGCTGTTCCTGATGCTGCTGGTGGCGCTGTTTATCGGCTATCATTTGATAATGGGCATCGGCGGCGCGGACATGCCTGTCGTAGTGTCCATGCTGAACAGTTATTCCGGTTGGGCGGCGGCTGCGATTGGTTTCAGCCTTGGTAATGATCTGTTGATTGTGGTCGGCGCGTTGGTCGGATCAAGCGGTGCGATCCTGTCCTACATCATGTGTAAGGCGATGAATCGCAGCTTTGTGTCCGTGATCTTGGGTGGCTTTGGCGGTCCGCAGGGCGAACAAATGGCGGTGGAAGGCGAACAGGTCGCCATTGAAGCCGACGGTGTGGCAAGCGCGCTGGAAGAAGCCGACAGCGTCATCATCATCCCAGGTTACGGCATGGCGGTGGCACAGGCGCAGCAGAACGTCGCAGAACTGACACGTCGTCTGCGCGCCAAGGGTAAGACCGTGCGCTTTGCCATTCACCCCGTCGCGGGGCGTTTGCCGGGTCATATGAACGTGCTTCTGGCCGAAGCCAAAGTGCCCTATGATATCGTCATGGAAATGGACGAGGTAAACGACGATTTCCCCACGACAGACGTGGCGATTGTGATCGGTTCCAATGACATCGTGAATCCTGCAGCACAGGACGATCCGAACTCCCCCATCGCGGGGATGCCGGTTCTGGAATGTTGGAAGGCCAAGCAGGTGTTCGTGTCCAAGCGTGGCCAAGGCACGGGGTATTCCGGCATCGAAAACCCGCTGTTCTTTAAGGAAAACACCCGTATGTTTTACGGGGATGCAAAGGCATCGCTTGATGCATTGTTGACCAAGATTAGCTAA
- a CDS encoding Re/Si-specific NAD(P)(+) transhydrogenase subunit alpha has product MKIGTPKELFDGESRVAMTPASALELQKLGHDCVIETKAGDAAGFSDKSYKDAGVEVVKTAAALWKAADVIAKVRVPDEGEMKRLRADQTLISFFSPVADDDKMKSAAKKGATVVAMEMIPRISRAQKMDALSSMANIAGYRAVIEAGNHFPRFFTGQITAAGKVPPAKVLVVGAGVAGLAAIGTATSLGAITYAFDVRPEVAEQVESMGAQFVFLDFDEDQKDGSETGGYAAVSSPEFAAAQLAKFREIAPDMDIVITTALIPNRAAPELWTEDMVKAMKPGSVIVDLAAEKGGNCKLTVMDEKIVTENGVTIIGYTDFPSRMAAQSSTLYATNVRHLLTDLTPDKDGKINHNMEDDVIRGATIAHASAVTFPPPPPKIQAIAAKPKAPVVELTPEQKRANEVAAFKAQTKSQVILLSVGALLLLAVGLVAPASFMQHFIVFVLAVFVGFQVIWGVAHSLHTPLMAVTNAISSIIILGALMQIGSGSFIVVVLAALAVFMTGINIFGGFLVTRRMLAMFQKS; this is encoded by the coding sequence ATGAAAATTGGCACGCCAAAGGAATTATTTGACGGGGAAAGTCGCGTTGCGATGACGCCAGCTTCCGCGCTTGAACTGCAAAAACTCGGCCACGATTGTGTGATTGAGACCAAGGCGGGCGACGCTGCTGGTTTCTCGGACAAGTCCTATAAGGACGCCGGCGTTGAGGTTGTGAAAACCGCCGCCGCCCTTTGGAAAGCGGCCGATGTCATCGCCAAAGTGCGCGTGCCAGACGAGGGCGAAATGAAACGCCTTCGCGCAGATCAGACATTGATTTCTTTCTTCAGTCCGGTCGCTGACGACGACAAGATGAAATCTGCCGCCAAAAAGGGCGCGACCGTTGTGGCGATGGAAATGATCCCGCGTATCTCGCGCGCACAGAAGATGGACGCGCTGAGTTCCATGGCCAATATCGCGGGCTACCGCGCGGTCATTGAGGCAGGCAATCATTTCCCGCGCTTCTTTACGGGGCAGATCACAGCGGCGGGTAAGGTCCCGCCGGCTAAGGTTCTGGTGGTGGGCGCTGGGGTTGCGGGCCTTGCGGCGATTGGTACTGCGACGTCGCTTGGCGCGATTACCTACGCATTTGATGTACGCCCGGAAGTGGCCGAACAGGTCGAAAGCATGGGCGCGCAGTTTGTGTTCCTCGACTTTGATGAAGACCAAAAAGACGGTTCCGAAACAGGCGGGTACGCTGCCGTGTCCAGCCCAGAATTTGCCGCCGCGCAATTGGCGAAATTCCGCGAAATTGCGCCGGACATGGACATTGTCATTACGACAGCACTGATCCCCAATCGCGCCGCACCCGAGCTTTGGACCGAAGACATGGTCAAAGCCATGAAGCCCGGATCGGTGATCGTAGATTTGGCGGCAGAAAAGGGCGGCAACTGCAAGCTGACCGTGATGGATGAAAAGATCGTCACCGAAAACGGCGTCACCATCATTGGCTATACAGATTTCCCGTCCCGCATGGCAGCGCAATCATCAACGCTTTATGCCACCAACGTCCGCCATTTGTTGACCGATCTGACACCGGACAAAGACGGTAAGATTAACCACAACATGGAAGACGACGTGATCCGCGGTGCGACCATCGCCCACGCATCAGCCGTTACGTTCCCGCCGCCGCCACCGAAAATTCAGGCGATTGCGGCCAAACCGAAAGCGCCGGTAGTTGAACTCACACCAGAGCAAAAGCGCGCAAACGAAGTTGCGGCGTTTAAGGCGCAGACCAAAAGCCAGGTGATACTGCTGTCTGTGGGGGCGCTCCTGCTTTTGGCGGTCGGCCTTGTGGCACCGGCGTCGTTCATGCAGCACTTCATCGTGTTTGTATTGGCGGTTTTCGTTGGCTTTCAGGTCATCTGGGGCGTCGCACATTCGCTGCACACGCCACTTATGGCGGTCACCAATGCAATTAGCTCGATCATCATTCTGGGCGCACTTATGCAGATTGGATCCGGGTCGTTCATCGTCGTAGTGCTGGCCGCACTTGCGGTGTTCATGACAGGTATTAATATCTTCGGGGGTTTCCTCGTGACACGGCGCATGCTCGCTATGTTCCAGAAGTCGTAA
- a CDS encoding IS630 family transposase: MSKQYKTVSLSDEQRIALEALCRRRKVDALVWKRARAFLLLDAGEDAGTVCRILDIGPTVLTEWRFAFAGAGLSFFGLKDYSQRQGHLSVVQEQVVRAHFTAQPARNADEVCAYVLAECDQNYSTSGAAKLMRRLGFAYKKPQLLPAQADEAKQAAFIAKYEALMNGLAADEMVVFSDAVHPEHQSRPAHGWFPKGQKTALKATSGRKRLNIQGALDLETFQVTFVEGEKINAQTTRQMLEKLERNNQTKTAIHVFVDNARYHHAKILQPWLDSPERRVKLHFLPAYAPHLNPIERLWGVMHKWVTHNRHYATFNQFTEAIFDFFRKTLPEKWPEFRDTVTDNFRVISLKEYKVI, encoded by the coding sequence ATGAGCAAGCAATACAAAACAGTCTCCTTATCCGACGAGCAGCGCATAGCACTTGAAGCGCTTTGCCGCCGCCGCAAAGTTGACGCCCTTGTTTGGAAACGGGCGCGCGCGTTTCTTCTTTTGGACGCAGGAGAAGACGCCGGAACGGTTTGCCGGATTTTGGATATTGGCCCGACAGTTTTGACGGAGTGGCGATTTGCCTTTGCCGGTGCGGGACTATCGTTTTTCGGTCTGAAGGACTACAGCCAGCGTCAGGGTCATTTGTCCGTCGTGCAAGAGCAGGTGGTGAGAGCCCATTTCACCGCGCAGCCTGCCCGCAATGCCGATGAGGTCTGTGCCTATGTTCTAGCCGAGTGCGACCAAAACTACAGCACGTCGGGAGCCGCCAAGCTGATGCGCCGCCTGGGGTTCGCGTATAAGAAACCACAATTGCTGCCTGCACAGGCCGATGAAGCCAAGCAGGCTGCGTTTATTGCCAAATATGAGGCCCTGATGAACGGGTTGGCCGCAGATGAGATGGTTGTCTTTTCGGACGCTGTCCACCCCGAACACCAGAGCCGCCCCGCCCATGGTTGGTTCCCCAAGGGACAAAAGACGGCCCTGAAGGCGACATCAGGGCGCAAGCGGCTCAACATTCAGGGCGCGCTTGACCTTGAGACTTTCCAGGTCACCTTTGTGGAAGGCGAGAAGATCAATGCCCAGACAACCCGACAGATGCTGGAAAAGTTGGAACGCAACAACCAAACCAAGACGGCCATCCACGTCTTTGTCGACAATGCCCGCTATCATCATGCCAAGATACTACAGCCATGGCTGGACAGCCCAGAACGTCGGGTGAAGTTGCATTTCTTGCCAGCATATGCCCCGCACCTCAACCCGATCGAGCGTCTTTGGGGTGTTATGCACAAATGGGTCACCCACAATCGGCACTATGCAACGTTCAACCAATTCACAGAGGCCATTTTCGACTTCTTCCGCAAGACCCTGCCAGAAAAATGGCCAGAGTTCCGCGACACCGTCACCGACAACTTCCGCGTCATATCGCTCAAGGAATACAAAGTGATTTGA
- a CDS encoding IS5 family transposase encodes MSDAELALSLFRDLLFRKFCHLELGGDVPDATTIGRFRARLMELGLWEVLLGEVNRQLEAKHIIMTEGRINIIDATPVEAAQSGYGKDANDEPTRDKDAGWHVKADSRGNIKSTYGYSVHTGVDEDGFIHRQTVTPGNAHDSTERDTLLLGDEAALYADAAYSSQATREKLAQFGIDDQVQRKGYRGHPLSKADLVRNKEIAVIRSGGERPFATYKSRYGLARTRLRGLAKNLTLFGLAAIAHNIAKGAKFLALYGLPDPEPTG; translated from the coding sequence TTGAGTGATGCTGAGCTGGCTCTGTCCCTGTTTCGCGATCTGTTGTTCAGGAAATTCTGTCACCTCGAATTGGGTGGGGATGTCCCTGACGCCACTACCATTGGGCGCTTTCGGGCGAGGTTGATGGAACTGGGCCTGTGGGAGGTTTTACTGGGCGAAGTGAACCGCCAACTTGAAGCAAAACATATCATCATGACTGAAGGTCGCATCAATATCATCGATGCCACTCCGGTTGAAGCGGCGCAGTCGGGGTACGGCAAAGACGCCAATGATGAACCCACGCGCGACAAGGATGCGGGCTGGCACGTAAAGGCCGACAGTCGCGGTAATATAAAGTCCACCTACGGCTACTCGGTCCACACTGGCGTCGACGAAGATGGCTTCATCCACCGCCAAACGGTCACACCAGGCAATGCCCATGACAGTACCGAACGGGACACGCTATTGCTGGGCGACGAGGCAGCGCTTTACGCGGATGCCGCCTATTCTTCGCAAGCCACACGCGAAAAATTGGCGCAGTTTGGTATTGATGATCAAGTGCAGCGCAAGGGCTATCGGGGCCACCCTTTGTCCAAAGCGGATTTGGTCCGCAACAAAGAGATTGCCGTGATCCGCTCCGGCGGCGAGCGCCCCTTTGCCACCTATAAATCCCGCTATGGATTGGCTCGAACGCGGCTGAGGGGGCTGGCTAAAAACCTGACCCTGTTCGGCCTGGCAGCCATCGCCCATAATATCGCGAAGGGGGCAAAGTTCTTGGCGCTCTACGGCCTGCCAGACCCGGAACCCACTGGATAA
- a CDS encoding SRPBCC domain-containing protein, which translates to MPCRTMRVCETHSREGGTFNFKWDDSEGGDFAISGQYIKQTPDQLIEHIEQMHIPDPTHDNHIVTTFASSGVGTLLTLRMTLPDAGSR; encoded by the coding sequence ATGCCCTGCAGGACAATGCGCGTCTGTGAAACGCACTCGCGCGAGGGCGGAACATTCAACTTTAAATGGGACGACAGTGAGGGTGGCGACTTTGCGATCAGCGGGCAGTATATCAAGCAGACACCAGACCAATTGATTGAACATATCGAGCAGATGCACATCCCGGACCCGACGCACGACAATCACATTGTCACCACGTTCGCATCATCTGGTGTGGGTACGTTGTTGACGCTGCGCATGACGTTGCCCGATGCGGGATCACGATAG
- a CDS encoding methyltransferase family protein: protein MKWFDIPPVWLVGALIATYWLSQAQPFGLSLDHAITQFLAAVLIGGGLILMLLAIAEMRRKKTTVIPHLEADYLVQSGIFKRTCNPIYLGDVLILAGFILRWDAPLALPLIPALFWILETRFIVPEEDRLRRKFRQDFHRYAEKTLRWV, encoded by the coding sequence ATGAAATGGTTTGATATTCCACCAGTCTGGCTCGTTGGGGCCCTGATTGCGACCTACTGGCTGAGTCAGGCGCAGCCCTTTGGGCTGAGTCTGGATCATGCAATCACGCAGTTTCTGGCGGCGGTCCTGATCGGGGGCGGGCTGATCTTGATGCTGCTGGCCATTGCCGAAATGCGCCGCAAGAAAACGACGGTCATTCCCCATCTTGAGGCGGACTACCTTGTGCAATCAGGCATCTTCAAGCGGACGTGCAACCCGATCTATTTGGGCGATGTGCTGATCCTTGCGGGGTTCATATTGCGGTGGGACGCGCCGCTGGCGCTGCCACTGATCCCAGCTTTGTTCTGGATCCTTGAAACTCGGTTTATTGTGCCCGAAGAAGACCGCCTGCGTCGCAAGTTCCGGCAGGATTTTCACCGCTACGCGGAAAAGACGCTCCGCTGGGTTTAG
- a CDS encoding IS630 family transposase (programmed frameshift), with translation MGGAIKITRTDMSAKDLRRAAKRTKDGRVVRRLLAIALVLDGVDRETAARSSGMDRQTLRDWAHRFNAEGIEGLSDRNGKGAKPRLSPKQQAQFVAWVEAGPDPVKDGVVRWRCVDLQARVEEEFDVKLHVRTIGKYLTKHGFRRLSVRPEHPKTDREAQQTFKKNFASLVNDTLPEHAKGKPLEVWFQDEARVGQQGTLTRKWAKRGTRPRAPRDIRFKWSYIFGAACPARGTAAGLVLPYVNAEAMGLHLDEIAKAVAPGSHALLIVDGAGWHGAKCLQVPDKITFVKLPPYSPELNPMENVWAYLRANKLAITVFDTYDEILDKCAQAWNFFANDPERISSITDREWARVT, from the exons ATGGGTGGAGCCATAAAAATTACGCGCACGGATATGTCTGCGAAAGATTTGCGCCGTGCGGCAAAGCGAACCAAGGATGGGCGGGTTGTACGGCGACTACTGGCCATAGCGCTGGTGCTTGATGGGGTGGATCGTGAAACGGCTGCCCGCAGCAGTGGTATGGATCGACAAACACTTCGGGATTGGGCGCATCGCTTTAACGCAGAAGGCATTGAGGGGTTATCGGATCGGAATGGCAAGGGGGCAAAACCACGGTTGTCGCCCAAGCAACAGGCGCAATTTGTGGCGTGGGTGGAGGCCGGGCCCGACCCAGTAAAAGATGGCGTAGTACGATGGCGTTGTGTCGACTTGCAGGCTCGTGTTGAAGAGGAGTTCGACGTGAAACTGCATGTGCGTACGATTGGAAAATATCTAACCAAGCATGGCTTTCGCCGCCTGTCTGTGCGTCCAGAGCATCCGAAAACTGATCGCGAAGCGCAGCAGACTTTTA AAAAAAACTTTGCGAGCCTCGTAAACGATACTCTGCCAGAACATGCAAAGGGGAAGCCTCTTGAAGTATGGTTCCAAGATGAAGCCCGCGTTGGACAACAGGGGACACTCACCCGTAAATGGGCCAAGCGTGGAACTCGCCCGCGCGCACCCCGTGATATACGCTTCAAATGGAGTTATATCTTTGGTGCCGCTTGTCCCGCACGTGGTACCGCCGCAGGTCTCGTTCTGCCCTACGTCAACGCCGAGGCTATGGGGCTGCATCTTGATGAGATCGCAAAAGCTGTCGCACCCGGCTCACATGCCTTGCTGATTGTTGATGGGGCGGGTTGGCATGGCGCAAAATGTTTACAGGTGCCAGATAAAATTACGTTCGTTAAGCTGCCACCGTATTCACCCGAACTGAACCCCATGGAAAACGTCTGGGCTTATCTGCGAGCTAATAAACTCGCAATCACAGTTTTCGACACCTATGACGAAATACTCGACAAATGTGCACAAGCTTGGAACTTCTTTGCGAACGACCCAGAGCGAATAAGTTCAATCACAGATCGAGAATGGGCAAGGGTCACTTAA
- a CDS encoding DUF6444 domain-containing protein, which yields MDQVTALEQLLATALRRIAELEAALASMAQENADLRRQLAKNSSNSSKPPSSDGLKKPVPRSLRGKSGKKSGG from the coding sequence ATGGACCAAGTTACTGCTCTTGAACAACTCCTTGCCACGGCTCTGCGCAGGATCGCCGAGTTGGAAGCCGCGTTGGCGAGCATGGCGCAAGAGAATGCGGATCTGCGGCGTCAGTTGGCTAAGAACAGCAGTAATAGCAGCAAGCCGCCTTCGAGTGATGGGTTGAAGAAGCCGGTACCGCGTAGCCTGCGTGGTAAGTCCGGTAAGAAAAGTGGTGGTTAA
- a CDS encoding gamma-glutamyl-gamma-aminobutyrate hydrolase family protein: MRKPVIGIIGNHDIIHDEYPAFTSGAMNADAIALVSGGMPLIVPANPDFVDVDDLADLCDGFLFTGGRPNVHPSEYGHAETDAHGAFDRNRDAITLPLIRKCVDRGQPILGICRGFQEVAVAMGCTLHPEIRDIAGRDNHRMPPEGTLDEKFEMRHIVTLTDGGPFHHLWGRREVMTNSLHGQGILDVSERIVVDGTAPDTTPEAIYVKDAIGFTLAVQWHPEWQAGLDPVSKPLFQAFGQAALTWAQRDQTIRKSA, from the coding sequence ATGCGCAAACCGGTCATTGGCATCATCGGCAATCATGATATTATTCATGACGAGTATCCTGCATTCACGTCGGGCGCGATGAACGCGGACGCGATTGCGCTGGTGTCTGGTGGGATGCCACTGATTGTGCCAGCAAACCCCGATTTCGTTGACGTGGATGATCTGGCAGACCTGTGTGACGGTTTTTTGTTCACAGGCGGTCGCCCGAATGTGCATCCTAGCGAATACGGGCATGCCGAAACCGACGCCCATGGGGCGTTTGACCGAAATCGTGACGCGATCACCCTGCCACTGATCCGCAAATGTGTGGACCGTGGCCAGCCTATCCTTGGCATTTGCCGCGGCTTTCAAGAGGTCGCGGTGGCCATGGGGTGCACGTTGCATCCCGAAATTCGTGACATTGCGGGACGCGACAATCACCGCATGCCGCCCGAGGGCACGTTGGATGAGAAATTTGAGATGCGCCATATTGTGACGCTAACCGACGGCGGCCCGTTCCATCACTTGTGGGGCAGGCGTGAAGTTATGACCAATTCACTGCATGGACAGGGCATCCTGGACGTTAGTGAGCGGATCGTCGTTGACGGTACAGCGCCTGACACGACACCGGAAGCGATCTACGTCAAAGACGCGATTGGCTTCACCTTAGCTGTGCAGTGGCATCCTGAATGGCAGGCTGGTCTTGATCCAGTATCCAAGCCGTTGTTTCAAGCGTTCGGACAAGCCGCACTGACTTGGGCGCAGCGTGATCAAACGATCCGTAAAAGCGCCTAA
- a CDS encoding GlcG/HbpS family heme-binding protein produces MPEISITRARTMIRKAIQKGHELELKPLSVVVLDAGGHVKAFEREDGAAPGRFAIAQGKAYGAIMLGMAGTAQMARAEAQGYFMNAVNGLFGGQVIPVPGGVLVRDKRGVVIGAVGVTGDSSDNDAICAAFGIEAANLVSEI; encoded by the coding sequence ATGCCAGAAATTTCGATTACAAGAGCACGGACAATGATCCGCAAGGCGATCCAAAAAGGCCACGAGCTAGAGCTTAAGCCGCTCAGCGTTGTGGTTTTGGATGCGGGCGGCCATGTAAAAGCGTTTGAACGCGAAGATGGCGCAGCGCCGGGAAGATTCGCGATTGCGCAGGGTAAAGCCTACGGTGCGATCATGCTTGGCATGGCGGGCACTGCACAAATGGCGCGCGCCGAAGCCCAAGGGTATTTCATGAACGCGGTCAACGGACTGTTTGGCGGGCAAGTGATCCCTGTTCCGGGCGGTGTGCTGGTGCGTGACAAACGCGGCGTGGTCATCGGTGCGGTCGGTGTGACCGGCGATTCATCCGATAATGACGCAATTTGTGCCGCCTTTGGCATCGAAGCGGCTAATCTGGTGTCCGAAATCTAG